Proteins encoded within one genomic window of Scomber japonicus isolate fScoJap1 chromosome 16, fScoJap1.pri, whole genome shotgun sequence:
- the olfm4.2 gene encoding olfactomedin-4, translating into MLQILLFLQVALTPALAWIPVEDWGSGNVNASLGESGQCLCHVYLPDTTFPVDRVQHMQQVSKDLILEVEIQMDKMVSYEAKLDVYLKELADLTVRVAMLESDSDKYIKLDFELLRIELREFEFLVSQLKDSLNSSSPMFDSLFTEIHNMTLIVNQLESYDKSNLDVIRIEFAKLQKKLEECQKDQEFIKPEIGNCNHTGIMSISKPTVVQLNAHLNAGYQYGGWGKDSKPLRGYESMYFYGAYSSPSVHDFYLYSNYEKLIQRSAFKHHDITYGWEGTGNNYIVHGNTIYYQHGTPLSMTKLNLTSSKYDYRVIPAVSEQFSYSYSDNQHMDFAADENGLWVMYASIASKGKIVLAKIDEKSFGIEHEWNTGVYKKLAGNAFMACGVMYATRSVDVNTEEIYYAFNTKTGEEKHLNIKFNKFQDRYTNLDYNPTDKKLYMYNNGYYVSYNVGFNKE; encoded by the exons ATGCTGCAAATTCTGCTGTTTCTCCAAGTAGCCCTCACTCCTGCTTTGGCCTGGATT ccAGTGGAGGATTGGGGTTCTGGCAATGTGAATGCATCACTGGGTGAGTCAGGTCAGTGTTTGTGTCATGTGTACCTCCCTGACACCACCTTTCCTGTTGACCGGGTGCAGCACATGCAACAAGTGAGCAAGGATCTTATCCTGGAAGTGGAAATTCAAATGGACAAG ATGGTGAGCTATGAGGCTAAGTTGGACGTCTATTTGAAAGAGCTGGCAGACCTTACTGTAAGAGTGGCCATGCTGGAGAGCGATTCTGACAAATACATCAAGCTGGACTTTGAGCTGCTCAGGATTGAGCTCAGAGAGTTTGAATTTCTGGTGTCTCAGCTCAAAGACTCCCTCAACTCCTCCTCGCCAATGTTTGACAGTCTGTTTACTGAG ATCCACAACATGACTCTCATTGTGAACCAACTGGAGTCTTACGACAAGAGCAACCTAGATGTGATCCGCATTGAGTTTGCCAAACTGCAAAAGAAGCTGGAGGAGTGCCAGAAGGACCAAGAGTTCATCAAGCCAGAAATTG GCAACTGCAATCATACAGGAATCATGAGCATCAGCAAACCCACGGTTGTCCAACTAAACGCCCATTTGAATGCAGGTTATCAATATGGGGGCTGGGGAAAAGACTCCAAACCTCTTCGGGGTTATGAATCAATGTACTTCTACGGTGCATAcagcagcccctcagttcatgACTTCTATTTGTACTCTAACTATGAAAAGCTGATTCAACGCTCCGCATTCAAACATCATGACATAACATATGGGTGGGAAGGAACAGGTAACAATTACATTGTTCATGGTAACACTATATATTACCAGCATGGCACACCTCTCAGTATGACCAAACTGAATCTGACCAGTTCCAAGTACGACTATAGAGTGATCCCAGCTGTCAGTGAACAGTTCTCCTACAGTTACTCAGACAATCAGCACATGGACTTTGCAGCTGATGAAAATGGATTGTGGGTGATGTATGCCTCAATAGCGAGCAAGGGTAAAATTGTCCTTGCTAAGATAGATGAGAAATCTTTTGGCATTGAGCATGAGTGGAACACCGGCGTATATAAGAAGTTGGCTGGGAATGCTTTCATGGCCTGTGGAGTCATGTATGCCACAAGGTCTGTGGATGTGAACACAGAGGAGATCTACTACGCATTCAACACTAAGACTGGGGAGGAGAAGCACCTCAACATCAAGTTTAATAAGTTCCAGGACAGGTACACCAACCTGGACTACAATCCCACAGACAAGAAGCTCTACATGTACAACAATGGCTACTATGTATCCTATAATGTGGGGTTTAACAAAGAATGA
- the LOC128375699 gene encoding olfactomedin-4-like has product MISALYFLGLLSSTVAWGRVGLWSDGSARNGTGGGSGDRCTCDAFLPSSTFPIKDLVVVEQRAVEISHKLELEMGKLEDYEIKMTAYAEMIVNLTVEIDKMENNPHHYNDVDMVNIKVEIKQVEALIKELQLSIRGSTSLFESLHVQITAMVGTLTELEKTYDKNSILATRREYIKVQLQLDECERRHQELFNPNIGSCAHTGIIKVSKPIVSQLNAQLNAGYKYGGWGKDSKPIPDRESMYWYSGYSSSSIVDIRFYTNYKNLILRNHFQHHNLQNSWTGTGNNFIIRDNTLYYQINRPFGLAKLNFTTMAYESRVIPRASTRFSYSNSPYQNFDFSADESGLWVTYATDESSGRMAIAKINELSFGIEEEWQTSVYKPGVSNAFMVCGVLYAVKTVDIKTEEIFYKFDTKTKQESYISIPFERFQDKYSNLDYNPTDQKLYMYNDGYYVNYHLWFNNTTEATVKPPLI; this is encoded by the exons ATGATCAGCGCACTGTATTTCTTAGGACTGCTGAGCTCCACAGTGGCCTGGGGG CGTGTAGGTCTGTGGAGTGATGGGAGTGCAAGGAATGGGACAGGAGGTGGAAGTGGGGACAGGTGTACCTGTGATGCCTTCCTGCCCAGTTCCACCTTTCCTATAAAAGATCTGGTAGTGGTAGAGCAGAGAGCTGTGGAGATCTCCCACAAACTGGAGCTGGAGATGGGCAAG CTGGAAGATTATGAGATCAAGATGACTGCATACGCAGAAATGATTGTAAATTTGACAGTGGAAATTGACAAAATGGAGAATAACCCTCATCACTACAATGACGTCGACATGGTCAATATAAAGGTGGAGATTAAACAAGTAGAGGCCCTAATTAAAGAGCTTCAGCTTTCCATCAGAGGCTCCACCAGTCTCTTTGAGTCTCTACATGTGCAG ATCACAGCCATGGTGGGGACCCTGACCGAGTTGGAGAAGACCTACGACAAGAACAGCATTTTGGCGACGCGCAGGGAGTACATCAAAGTGCAACTGCAACTGGATGAGTGTGAGAGGCGCCACCAGGAGCTCTTCAACCCCAATATTG GGTCTTGTGCACACACAGGTATCATCAAGGTCAGCAAGCCCATTGTGAGTCAACTAAATGCCCAACTGAATGCTGGCTACAAATATGGAGGGTGGGGGAAAGATTCAAAGCCTATTCCTGACAGAGAGTCCATGTACTGGTACTCTGGTTACAGTAGTAGCTCCATTGTTGACATTAGGTTTTACACTAATTACAAGAATCTCATCTTGAGAAACCATTTCCAGCATCACAATTTACAAAACAGCTGGACTGGCACAGGAAACAATTTCATAATCCGTGACAACACTCTGTATTATCAGATCAATCGCCCGTTCGGATTAGCCAAATTGAATTTCACCACCATGGCATATGAGTCCAGGGTGATTCCTAGGGCTAGCACCAGATTCTCCTACTCTAACTCCCCCTATCAGAATTTTGACTTTTCCGCTGATGAATCCGGCTTGTGGGTGACATATGCCACAGATGAGTCCAGTGGCAGGATGGCCATAGCTAAAATAAATGAGCTGTCTTTTGGGATTGAGGAGGAGTGGCAGACTAGTGTCTATAAGCCAGGAGTGagcaatgccttcatggtgtgTGGAGTTCTGTATGCAGTCAAGACAGTTGATATCAAAACTGAGGAAATATTTTACAAGTTTGACACCAAAACCAAACAAGAGAGCTACATCAGTATTCCCTTTGAGAGGTTTCAGGATAAGTATTCCAACCTGGACTACAATCCCACTGATCAGAAGCTTTACATGTACAATGATGGCTACTATGTGAATTACCATCTGTGGTTTAATAACACAACTGAAGCCACAGTGAAGCCACCATTGATCTGA
- the LOC128374945 gene encoding leucine-rich repeat-containing protein 74A — MSTLSFESLCLKDDDCPSPTLYRGSEDEFDTDLESDEKEESNKEMSIAEVYLQACKLVGVVPVSFFIRNLDSPTMTLTHHGLGPLGCKALAIALVTDMHINTLELADNNIQAEGAKYLVEMLRANFTIQHLDLSNNHLQSAGAEYVSKMLVDSISIKSMKLSGNGFADDDAKYFADALSTNSRIKQLDLSHNEFCGRGGEHLGQLLANNEGLEVLDLSWNHLRMKGAVAFCAGLKVNMMLKYLDLSWNGFGNEGALAMGEALKFNNSLVQLNLNNNRLTNEGVGMLCRGLEANDTLRVLLLAYNSLTVEGALALVNVVKNTPKTALEEINICNVLVNENFVHLLEVTCQEHPSLDVQYGGVGGFIAKKPPKRIDPMKVIQDYLDQRKLRLWDFFRNIDKDGTMRVPVADFRKAVQQSSIPLDRYHIEELIQRLDRDRTGMVDYRGLADTRKQMMRDHRRQLRKVESRQKKEKQKSDRILKTFQSAVDAVTPRSSMVISPGGAKEDSSGPQHFSATPLSSWHHIVMSNSSRYSVSNLSNEHVHLPMIGGTTPYRPTSSPAMRSYSQPNLLDDSPRSAPGQSISAQGVRSDPEMGHSKLSPTANHLTRSRPALNAKQPEVKAKTKKVKKKKTKKHAAKDSKTPIQTVK, encoded by the exons ATGTCAACACTATCTTTTGAGTCCCTCTGCTTAAAAGATGATGATTGTCCATCTCCAACACTGTATCGAGGCTCTGAGGATGAGTTTGACACAGACTTGGAGTCGGATG aaaaagaagagagcaaCAAGGAGATGTCTATAGCTGAAGTGTACTTGCAAGCATGCAAGTTGGTGGGTGTAGTGCCAGTGTCCTTCTTCATACGAAACCTTGACTCTCCCACCATGACACTTACCCACCACGGGCTTGGACCCTTGGGATGCAAGGCACTAGCTATTGCTTTAGTG aCTGACATGCATATCAACACACTGGAATTGGCAGACAATAACATTCAAGCTGAGGGAGCCAAATACCTTGTGGAAATGTTGAGAGCTAATTTCACCATTCAGCATCTG gaCTTGTCCAACAACCATCTGCAGTCTGCAGGAGCTGAATATGTATCTAAAATGTTGGTGGACAGCATTTCAATAAAATCTATGAAACTGTCAG GAAATGGATTTGCTGATGATGATGCTAAATATTTTGCAGATGCTTTATCG acCAATTCCAGGATAAAGCAACTAGACCTGAGCCATAATGAGTTTTGtggtagaggaggagagcatTTGGGACAGCTGTTGG CAAACAATGAAGGTCTAGAGGTGCTTGATCTTAGTTGGAATCATCTTAGAATGAAAGGGGCTGTTGCTTTTTGTGCTGGACTGAAG GTGAATATGATGTTAAAATACCTTGACTTATCATGGAATGGTTTTGGGAATGAGGGTGCCCTGGCTATGGGAGAGGCCTTAAAATTCAACAACTCTCTGGTGCAGCTCAACCTCAACAACAACCGCCTCACGAATGAGGGTGTCGGCATGCTGTGTAGGGGCCTTGAGGCCAACGACACTCTTCGAGTTCTGCTG CTTGCTTACAACTCTTTAACAGTAGAGGGAGCACTGGCCCTGGTTAATGTGGTGAAGAACACACCTAAAACTGCCCTGGAAGAGATCAacatatgt AATGTGCTGGTAAATGAGAACTTTGTGCATCTGCTGGAGGTGACGTGTCAAGAGCATCCCAGTCTGGATGTACAGTATGGAGGGGTGGGAGGGTTCATCGCTAAGAAGCCACCTAAACGCATCGATCCAATGAAAGTCATCCAG GATTACCTGGATCAACGCAAATTACGCCTGTGGGATTTCTTTCGAAACATTGACAAAGATGGCACCATGCGAGTCCCTGTTGCTGACTTCAGGAAGGCAGTGCAG CAATCGAGCATTCCTCTGGATCGATATCACATTGAAGAGCTGATTCAGAGACTTGATCGTGACAGGACAGGGATGGTAGACTACAG GGGATTGGCAGATACGAGGAAACAGATGATGAGGGATCACCGTCGCCAACTGCGGAAGGTTGAGTCCCgtcagaagaaagaaaagcagaagagtGACCGCATCCTCAAGACCTTCCAGAGCGCTGTGGACGCAGTTACACCACGCAGTTCTATGGTCATATCTCCAGGAGGTGCCAAAGAGGACTCAAGTGGCCCACAGCACTTCTCTGCCACCCCTCTCAGTTCTTGGCACCACATTGTAATGTCCAACAGCAGTCGCTATTCTGTCTCTAACCTGAGCAATGAGCATGTCCACCTGCCCATGATAGGAGGCACCACACCTTACCGTCCCACCAGTTCTCCAGCAATGCGCTCCTACTCCCAACCCAATTTGCTGGATGACTCCCCTCGATCGGCCCCAGGCCAGTCCATCTCTGCACAGGGTGTACGCTCTGATCCAGAGATGGGCCATAGCAAGCTCAGCCCCACTGCTAACCACCTGACCAGGTCCAGGCCTGCACTTAATGCCAAGCAGCCAGAGGTTAAagccaaaaccaaaaaagtgaagaaaaagaaaactaagaAACATGCAGCGAAAGACTCAAAGACTCCTATACAAACTGTCAAGTGA
- the angel1 gene encoding protein angel homolog 1, with product MIGSLLFYGLYPLARYLTGRASDAPKKGIPPAAVDGTAVWDGGAVTTRKFVQSQTTLLDQQLSPNSGSKRETKERMKEQSPVKEDCKDWPDTVKEQLMTVLQRETKFSQVQSAVNEGKAEMQEAQQQIKVEALKKEDAETENDVFCTKQNIEDGTDIATEDVSPKQALGAQFESLQTEDSIPTITCPVQEKTQISSIEESVTLAENGVQYTTYPVTPAEESVQYTTHPVEEQIQSLEESVTPAEPSIQETTPSVQEQIQIPRAEDLVTDTETAAESAECWDEYLAQNDGGSNSELVFASLLANTQNIAYSRQHDTETGWHFPAGPGLTDEVQCPLWQFPAVSYYPPAELTVPFEVMWRVWEEVDESATAAEPVLIPFPSTKASMDFTVMSYNILAQDLLEANQELYVHCPLEVLDWNYRCSLLLQEIEKWAPDVLCLQEVQENYYYEQLYPVLTQMGYTCVYKRRTGTKTDGCATCYRSSCFSMVSVTLLEFFRPNMELLNRHNVGIVMLLRPMVPQGSEVKEKGPLLCVANTHLLFNPRRGDVKLAQLAIMMAEIHSVVKSCKAKGEHCNVILCGDFNSVPYMPLYQFITTGELYFQGLPAWMISGQEDLSHKANFHRLFAPLWPGDLGVSDGCQYATVEDTNESQSRVSGIRQYSHDFLLRLRYCPYAYIPPDLQLIPGVTDHTPDASRRNQPYVRRFRNTISHRLDLESVYKHILPGSGNSEVTTLHSEMGATVDYIFYTPKRILPFNQKAGDDLKSNGLKLISCLSLLSEDVLWSMKGLPNHIFPSDHLSLLAKFQLDLNAA from the exons ATGATTGGCAGCTTGTTGTTTTATGGGCTCTACCCTTTAGCGCGGTACCTGACCGGTCGAGCCTCAG ATGCCCCAAAGAAGGGTATACCTCCTGCAGCTGTTGATGGCACGGCAGTGTGGGATGGTGGTGCTGTCACAACCAGGAAGTTTGTACAGTCTCAGACAACCCTGCTGGACCAGCAGCTCAGCCCAAACAGTGGGTCGAAGAGAGAAacgaaagaaaggatgaaagagCAAAGTCCAGTAAAAGAAGATTGTAAAGATTGGCCTGACACAGTCAAAGAACAGCTGATGACTgtcctgcagagagaaacaaagtTTAGTCAAGTGCAATCTGCAGTGAATGAGGGAAAAGCAGAGATGCAAGAGGCACAGCAACAGATAAAGGTAGAAGCTCTCAAGAAAGAGGatgcagaaacagaaaatgatgTGTTCTGTACGAAGCAAAACATAGAGGATGGAACTGATATTGCAACTGAGGATGTTAGTCCAAAGCAAGCACTTGGGGCCCAGTTTGAGTCCCTGCAAACAGAAGACAGCATACCAACAATTACTTGTCCAGTGCAGGAAAAAACTCAGATATCAAGCATCGAAGAGTCAGTAACTCTAGCTGAGAATGGTGTTCAATACACCACCTATCCAGTAACTCCAGCTGAGGAGAGTGTTCAATATACCACCCATCCAGTGGAGGAACAAATACAAAGCCTGGAAGAGTCAGTAACCCCAGCTGAGCCCAGCATACAAGAAACAACCCCTTCAGTACAGGAACAAATACAGATACCCAGGGCTGAAGACTTAGTGACTGACACTGAAACTGCAGCTGAATCAGCTGAATGCTGGGATGAATATTTGGCTCAAAATGACGGGGGAAGTAATTCTGAGCTGGTGTTTGCCTCACTACTTGCAAACACTCAAAACATTGCATATAGCAGGCAACATGACACAGAAACTGGATGGCACTTTCCTGCAGGACCTGGCCTAACAGATGAAGTGCAGTGCCCGCTGTGGCAATTTCCTGCTGTGAGCTATTACCCTCCAGCTGAGTTGACTGTACCTTTTGAAG TAATGTGGAGAGTATGGGAGGAGGTGGATGAGAGTGCCACTGCAGCAGAGCCTGTCCTGATACCCTTCCCATCCACAAAGGCCTCAATGGACTTTACTGTCATGTCCTACAACATCCTCGCTCAGGACCTGCTGGAGGCCAACCAGGAGCTGTATGTACACTGCCCTCTGGAGGTGTTGGACTGGAACTACCGTTGCAGCCTTCTCTTACAGGAAATTGAGAAATGGGCACCAGAT GTTCTGTGTCTCCAAGAGGTTCAAGAGAACTACTACTATGAACAACTGTATCCAGTCCTGACTCAGATGG GCTACACCTGTGTGTACAAGCGGCGTACAGGAACCAAGACAGATGGCTGTGCTACATGCTATCGAAGCAGTTGCTTTTCTATGGTATCAGTCACACTGCTGGAGTTCTTCAGGCCTAACATGGAGCTGCTGAATCGGCACAATGTGGGCATTGTTATGTTGCTTCGGCCGATGGTCCcccaggggtcagaggtcaaagagAAGGGCCCACTTCTCTGTGTGGCTAACACACACCTGCTCTTCAATCCCAGGAGGGGTGACGTAAAGCTGGCTCAGTTAGCCATAATGATGGCAGAAATCCACAGTGTGGTCAAGTCCTGCAAGGCAAAAGGCGAACACTGTAATGTTATACTGTGTGGGGACTTTAACTCTGTCCCCTACATGCCTCTGTACCAGTTCATCACCACTGGCGAGCTCTACTTCCAGGGTCTACCAGCATGGATG ATATCAGGTCAAGAGGATTTGTCACACAAGGCCAATTTCCACAGACTGTTTGCTCCTCTGTGGCCTGGGGATCTGGGAGTCAGTGACGGCTGCCAGTACGCTACAGTTGAGGACACGAATGAGAGCCAGAGTCGGGTATCAG GGATACGTCAGTACAGCCATGACTTCCTACTGCGGCTGCGCTACTGTCCATATGCATATATCCCACCTGACTTGCAGCTAATCCCAGGCGTGACTGACCATACACCAG ATGCTTCAAGGAGAAACCAGCCCTATGTTAGAAG GTTCAGAAACACCATCAGTCATCGGTTGGACTTGGAGTCGGTCTATAAACACATTCTCCCAGGCTCTGGCAACTCAGAAGTCACGACTCTGCACTCTGAAATGGGAGCTACTGTCGACTACATCTTCTATACCCCAAAACGCATCTTACCCTTTAATCAAAAAG CTGGTGACGACTTGAAGAGTAATGGTCTGAAGTTGATCAGTTGTCTCTCCCTCCTATCAGAGGATGTTTTATGGTCAATGAAAGGCCTTCCCAACCACATATTCCCCTCTGACCATCTCAGTCTTCTGGCCAAATTTCAGCTGGACTTGAACGCTGCATGA